One window of Rhodothermales bacterium genomic DNA carries:
- the aroB gene encoding 3-dehydroquinate synthase encodes MRSDAIRVHFPTGIGYPVAFRPLLDLAVAMRDVGLRPGRVLVVSDKNVADLYGVPVDTTLKQDGWEPRLLALPPGESTKSPEHLQAIYDAALGWGIDRKTPIVALGGGVIGDLAGFAAATLLRGVPLVHVPTSLLAQVDSSIGGKTGINHDAGKNLVGAFHQPALVLTDTNTLATLPPREWMSGAAEVIKHALIGDPRLFEILSDAWPRFAARDQAVVGEVLRRACQVKVDIVSRDERERGPRMYLNFGHTFGHALEQATEYQILTHGEAVAIGMRAALYLSRRYHPKLDYMRTDLLVRQIPVPPIPADVALGEVMQAMRADKKVDAGRLRFVLLKRLGQPYLEENIAPADLEAAWRHVLVT; translated from the coding sequence ATGAGATCTGACGCCATTCGCGTTCATTTTCCGACCGGTATTGGATACCCGGTCGCCTTTCGCCCCCTGCTTGATCTCGCCGTCGCCATGCGGGACGTCGGCCTGCGACCCGGCCGCGTCCTGGTTGTCAGCGACAAGAATGTGGCCGATCTCTACGGCGTGCCGGTGGATACGACCCTCAAGCAGGACGGCTGGGAGCCGCGGCTGCTGGCCCTTCCGCCGGGAGAGTCGACCAAGAGCCCCGAACACCTGCAAGCCATCTACGACGCGGCTCTCGGTTGGGGGATCGATCGAAAAACACCGATTGTTGCCCTCGGGGGTGGGGTTATCGGTGATCTGGCCGGATTCGCAGCGGCGACATTGCTGCGTGGCGTGCCCCTCGTACACGTGCCCACCTCGCTCCTGGCGCAAGTCGACTCCTCCATCGGCGGAAAAACGGGAATCAACCACGACGCCGGCAAGAATCTGGTCGGGGCCTTCCACCAGCCGGCGCTGGTGCTGACGGACACGAACACCCTCGCCACGCTTCCGCCGAGGGAGTGGATGAGCGGCGCGGCGGAGGTGATCAAGCACGCGCTCATCGGCGACCCGCGGCTGTTCGAAATCCTCAGTGACGCCTGGCCTCGATTCGCCGCGCGGGATCAGGCGGTAGTCGGCGAAGTGCTTCGCAGGGCCTGCCAGGTCAAAGTGGACATCGTGAGCCGCGACGAGCGCGAGCGCGGGCCGCGTATGTACCTCAATTTCGGCCACACGTTCGGGCACGCGCTGGAGCAGGCCACAGAGTATCAGATCCTGACTCATGGGGAGGCCGTTGCCATCGGCATGCGCGCTGCCCTCTACCTGTCACGTCGGTATCACCCGAAGCTGGACTATATGCGCACGGACTTGCTGGTTCGCCAGATTCCCGTGCCACCCATTCCCGCGGACGTGGCGTTGGGAGAAGTGATGCAGGCCATGCGCGCCGACAAAAAGGTCGATGCGGGCCGGCTTCGATTCGTGCTCCTGAAGCGGCTCGGGCAACCGTACCTGGAGGAGAATATCGCTCCGGCCGACCTGGAAGCGGCCTGGCGACACGTGCTGGTGACGTGA
- a CDS encoding NRDE family protein produces MCLILFAINSHPEYPLVLAANRDEFLSRPTAPAGFWKDAPERLGGRDLTAGGTWLAVSKVGGLAAVTNVREPSRFREGARSRGDLVTGALEALPDTETYLQGLDGSEYNGYNLIVISGGEAWYTSNRVEGQQRLAGGVYGLSNARLDTPWPKVVRGKDRLAEALSGLAATRPDLEPLFRLLADTDGAPDAELPDTGVPLDVERRLASPFIRMDGYGTRSSTVVLWRSDGTCLFAERTFPPAGGSAEDRRFEVALPEPIPSLS; encoded by the coding sequence ATGTGCCTCATACTCTTCGCCATCAACAGCCATCCGGAGTATCCGCTGGTGCTCGCGGCCAATCGAGACGAGTTTCTCTCCCGTCCAACGGCACCGGCCGGCTTCTGGAAGGATGCGCCTGAACGGCTCGGCGGCCGAGACCTGACGGCCGGCGGAACGTGGCTGGCGGTATCGAAGGTCGGAGGTCTGGCTGCGGTCACCAACGTGCGCGAACCGTCTCGATTTCGCGAAGGTGCTCGGTCCCGGGGGGATCTGGTAACGGGTGCGCTCGAGGCCCTGCCGGACACCGAGACCTATCTCCAGGGCCTTGACGGATCCGAGTACAACGGGTACAACCTGATTGTCATCTCAGGCGGTGAAGCGTGGTACACGTCAAATCGTGTTGAGGGTCAGCAGAGACTGGCAGGCGGCGTCTACGGGCTCAGCAACGCCCGGCTCGATACCCCGTGGCCAAAAGTGGTGCGGGGCAAGGACAGGCTGGCTGAGGCCCTCAGCGGCCTCGCTGCGACGCGGCCCGACCTTGAGCCGCTGTTCCGGCTGCTGGCCGACACGGATGGTGCCCCCGATGCAGAGCTCCCCGACACCGGCGTGCCACTCGACGTGGAGCGCAGGCTGGCCTCCCCGTTCATTCGCATGGACGGCTATGGGACGAGGTCGTCCACGGTTGTGCTCTGGCGCTCCGACGGCACGTGTCTGTTCGCAGAACGCACCTTCCCACCGGCCGGTGGCTCGGCCGAAGACCGCCGGTTCGAGGTGGCGTTACCCGAACCCATTCCCTCTCTGTCATGA
- a CDS encoding Do family serine endopeptidase — MNALARTTVAMLLVGAFIAGLLSATVGANWMDAGDKIGTPVKAGPVTLEEAAPTPSVLDFESSFISVAEAVNPAVVQIRSERVVDRPDPFSGTPFENFFNGPGRDQQPDQQRSQALGSGVIIRDNGYIITNDHVIRNADDLEVQLFNGEFYDAEVVGTDAESDLAVIRIEADGLPYLQYGRIDDVRVGQWVMAFGSPLSADLGNTVTSGIVSALGRSSSNLSGLNFFAQFIQTDAAINPGNSGGPLVDLRGRMIGINSAIYSRTGGNQGIGFAIPVDVVENVAAQLIDEGRVERGALGLNFAPISAALAEALDVPRGAAQITLILPGQPADNAGLREGDVITAVNDRRLRDANELRILVGNLAPGARVKLEVVRDDDRRTVTVELGRRAEIITANNGQEPVLQEEDDANPMADLGMALRDLSNPERLGFEAGQRGALVTNVDVSSRAYSEGELRNGDVIIEADRQPVAGVEDFRGIYRDIESGDSFIVRVLRPANGQVTTYFTALTKP; from the coding sequence ATGAACGCTCTCGCACGCACCACGGTGGCCATGCTTCTGGTAGGCGCTTTTATCGCCGGCCTGCTGTCGGCTACCGTCGGGGCCAACTGGATGGACGCCGGTGACAAGATCGGGACGCCTGTCAAGGCCGGTCCCGTGACCCTGGAAGAGGCAGCTCCGACACCGAGCGTCCTGGACTTCGAGTCCTCCTTCATCTCCGTCGCTGAAGCCGTGAATCCGGCAGTGGTACAAATCCGCTCCGAGCGGGTTGTGGACCGGCCCGACCCGTTCTCGGGAACTCCCTTCGAGAACTTCTTCAACGGGCCCGGTCGTGACCAGCAGCCCGATCAGCAGCGGTCCCAGGCGCTGGGTTCGGGGGTAATCATCCGGGACAACGGCTACATCATCACCAATGACCATGTCATCCGCAACGCGGATGATCTGGAGGTGCAGCTGTTCAATGGCGAGTTCTACGACGCGGAAGTCGTCGGAACGGATGCCGAAAGTGATCTGGCCGTCATTCGCATTGAAGCCGATGGGCTGCCATATCTGCAGTATGGGCGGATCGATGACGTGCGCGTCGGCCAGTGGGTCATGGCATTCGGCTCCCCCCTGTCAGCCGATCTCGGCAACACGGTGACTTCCGGGATTGTCTCGGCGCTTGGACGCTCGAGCAGCAATCTTTCGGGCCTGAACTTTTTTGCGCAGTTCATCCAGACCGATGCGGCCATCAACCCGGGCAACTCGGGCGGGCCGCTTGTAGATCTGCGGGGACGCATGATCGGCATCAACTCGGCCATCTACTCACGAACTGGGGGCAACCAGGGCATCGGCTTCGCCATCCCGGTTGACGTCGTGGAGAACGTCGCGGCCCAGTTGATTGACGAAGGCCGCGTGGAACGCGGAGCCCTCGGCCTCAACTTCGCACCGATCAGCGCCGCGCTCGCCGAAGCGTTGGACGTGCCGCGTGGTGCCGCACAGATCACCTTGATCCTGCCTGGCCAGCCCGCCGACAACGCAGGACTCAGGGAGGGAGATGTGATCACCGCCGTGAACGATCGCCGGCTGCGTGATGCCAACGAGCTGCGCATTCTTGTGGGCAACCTGGCTCCAGGCGCGCGCGTCAAGCTGGAAGTGGTTCGCGACGACGATCGCCGCACAGTGACCGTCGAGCTCGGTCGACGCGCCGAAATCATCACCGCCAACAATGGTCAGGAGCCGGTTCTCCAGGAGGAGGACGATGCCAACCCCATGGCCGACCTCGGCATGGCGCTGCGGGACCTGAGCAATCCGGAACGTCTGGGCTTTGAAGCCGGTCAGCGCGGCGCGCTCGTGACCAACGTGGATGTTTCCAGCCGGGCGTACAGCGAAGGCGAGTTGCGCAACGGCGATGTGATCATCGAAGCCGACCGGCAGCCCGTCGCCGGTGTAGAGGATTTCCGGGGGATCTACCGGGATATTGAATCCGGCGACTCGTTTATTGTGCGAGTTCTCCGTCCGGCGAACGGACAGGTAACCACCTACTTCACAGCGCTGACCAAACCCTAG
- a CDS encoding PP2C family protein-serine/threonine phosphatase has translation MPPPTSETPSRSGSWYVERGLLAVLGLVGILVFWQRFEQHQPLSRSPLQIDRTEAGYVAIAHLKELGYHVADAEVENVSLRTDHAWSAFLQTEVQAAEELIAFRPPVWWEVFLSHPSRSAPIRVRVAPDGSVFRIAHPTVPGASGVRLDETQARAMATTFVEQVAGQPLDGWTLVESRVDQLTARSDHTLLWSRPMPGAEDSRQFLRLVIAGDEVASWSRTVELSDEFQARFQPVETLHTLWDFGILILVTLVWVAALIIFALRFRSSEIGVRNGFLMAFAVLVLFSWWTFNVAPYIMHSTFSDAEGNFTAAFALVGISLQVFFTSLAVFFVWNAGESVSREAWPSKLATFDKLFAQRLFTRDVGSGILRGASLAGITLGVWYVLLPLVAGNQWTVVGQQDLYLMSAVFPHGFAVPTAIIDAVLGTTYAFLFVLGLLKLRLKRTWVAMAITAVLFGTFFSETTVVLDRRIGAALSVVTGVAGYLFFARYDLWTVFCGFLFIGLSKVTATYLLHPAFETAGLITLTAGLTVLAYGTYAVFRGEQVDDKAFAPKYVRFISERERLKLELDIARQAQLRMLPARVPEPAGLEVAAFSEPAREVGGDYYDFLEFDDDRLGIVVGDVSGKGMPAALYMTMLKGFLQSRSESDQSPLSVLAHVNRMFGQSSDRSMFATLVYALLDVRKRQLRFARAGHCPLLVVRRSDASVYVLQPPGIGIGLERTDLFERFTTEETLEIQGDDLLILYSDGLTEARDPAGNEFGRQRLIDLVRAQEGSAESVLSAIRGAHAAFVSGQEPHDDLTCVVIRIVPDSPAA, from the coding sequence ATGCCCCCTCCAACGTCCGAGACTCCCTCCCGCTCCGGCTCCTGGTACGTGGAGCGCGGGTTACTCGCCGTTCTGGGCCTGGTTGGAATTCTGGTGTTCTGGCAACGGTTCGAACAGCATCAGCCGCTGTCTCGGTCGCCGCTTCAGATTGACCGGACCGAAGCGGGTTATGTGGCCATCGCGCATCTCAAGGAGCTGGGCTACCATGTGGCAGACGCCGAGGTCGAGAATGTCTCGCTGCGCACCGACCACGCATGGTCTGCGTTCCTGCAAACCGAGGTACAGGCAGCCGAGGAACTGATTGCCTTCCGTCCACCGGTCTGGTGGGAGGTGTTCCTGTCCCACCCCTCGCGGAGTGCGCCGATCCGGGTGCGTGTGGCGCCTGATGGGTCGGTTTTCCGCATCGCCCACCCGACGGTGCCGGGAGCCAGTGGCGTCCGGCTCGATGAGACGCAGGCCCGGGCGATGGCGACGACCTTTGTTGAGCAGGTGGCCGGCCAGCCCCTCGACGGATGGACGCTGGTAGAGTCGCGCGTGGACCAGTTGACCGCGCGAAGCGATCATACCCTGCTCTGGAGTCGACCCATGCCGGGGGCCGAGGACTCGCGCCAGTTCCTGCGCCTGGTGATTGCGGGCGATGAGGTGGCCAGTTGGTCCCGTACCGTGGAGCTCTCGGACGAATTCCAGGCCCGGTTCCAGCCGGTAGAGACCCTGCACACGCTCTGGGACTTCGGCATCCTGATTCTGGTCACGCTGGTATGGGTGGCCGCCCTGATCATTTTCGCACTGCGATTCCGATCCAGCGAAATTGGGGTGCGCAATGGTTTTCTGATGGCGTTTGCCGTGCTGGTCCTGTTTTCCTGGTGGACCTTCAACGTGGCGCCTTACATCATGCATTCGACGTTTTCGGATGCAGAGGGCAACTTCACGGCCGCATTTGCGCTGGTTGGAATCAGCCTGCAGGTGTTCTTCACCTCCCTCGCCGTCTTCTTTGTGTGGAACGCCGGGGAATCCGTCTCCCGAGAGGCCTGGCCGTCCAAACTGGCCACGTTCGACAAGCTTTTTGCCCAACGGCTTTTCACGCGCGATGTGGGCTCCGGCATCCTCAGAGGTGCGTCGCTTGCCGGGATTACTCTGGGCGTCTGGTACGTGCTGCTACCCCTAGTGGCCGGCAATCAGTGGACGGTCGTGGGACAGCAGGACCTGTACCTGATGTCGGCGGTGTTTCCACACGGGTTTGCGGTACCGACGGCGATCATTGACGCCGTTCTCGGCACCACCTATGCCTTCCTGTTCGTGCTCGGCCTTCTGAAGCTGAGACTGAAAAGAACGTGGGTCGCCATGGCCATCACCGCCGTGCTGTTCGGCACGTTCTTTTCCGAAACGACGGTCGTGCTGGACCGCCGCATCGGCGCGGCGCTGTCGGTGGTGACGGGTGTGGCGGGCTACCTGTTCTTTGCGCGGTACGACCTGTGGACGGTGTTCTGCGGCTTTCTCTTCATCGGATTGAGCAAGGTCACGGCCACCTACCTGTTGCACCCGGCCTTCGAAACGGCCGGTCTCATCACGCTGACAGCCGGTCTCACCGTATTGGCCTACGGCACGTATGCGGTCTTCCGGGGCGAACAGGTGGACGACAAGGCGTTTGCCCCCAAATATGTTCGCTTCATTTCCGAGCGGGAGCGGCTGAAGCTGGAGCTCGATATCGCCCGCCAGGCGCAGCTTCGCATGTTGCCGGCGCGCGTGCCTGAGCCGGCAGGCCTGGAGGTGGCGGCCTTTTCCGAGCCCGCCCGGGAGGTCGGTGGCGACTACTACGACTTCCTGGAATTCGACGACGATCGACTCGGAATTGTCGTAGGGGACGTGTCCGGCAAAGGCATGCCGGCCGCGCTCTACATGACCATGCTCAAGGGCTTTCTTCAGTCGCGGTCTGAATCGGACCAGTCGCCACTCAGCGTGTTGGCCCACGTGAACCGCATGTTCGGTCAGTCCTCTGATCGCAGCATGTTCGCCACCCTGGTCTACGCGCTTCTGGATGTGCGCAAGCGACAACTGCGCTTTGCCCGGGCCGGTCACTGCCCCCTTCTCGTGGTTCGGAGATCGGATGCGTCGGTCTACGTGCTGCAGCCTCCCGGCATCGGAATCGGCCTGGAGCGCACGGACCTGTTTGAGCGGTTCACTACGGAAGAGACGCTCGAGATACAGGGGGACGACCTGCTCATTCTGTACTCGGACGGCCTCACGGAGGCACGTGACCCTGCGGGCAACGAGTTCGGTCGTCAACGGCTCATCGACCTCGTCCGGGCACAGGAGGGCTCGGCAGAGTCTGTGCTTTCCGCCATTCGCGGAGCCCATGCCGCGTTTGTATCGGGACAGGAGCCGCACGACGACCTAACTTGCGTCGTGATTCGCATCGTTCCCGATTCTCCCGCAGCATGA
- a CDS encoding class I SAM-dependent methyltransferase, which produces MAHKVLDFAHNVAARILRPGDAAVDATVGNGHDTRFLAERVGPGGQIWGFDVQAKALRRAHERLRDVSASVTLIRDSHASMAAYVAMPMRVALFNLGYLPGGSRAVTTTAESTITALEASWSLLTHDGRIVLVLYRGHPGGAEEARAVLDWAGGLGSASVVRFGFTGRGGAPPEALVVARRPSHGSR; this is translated from the coding sequence ATGGCCCACAAGGTACTGGACTTTGCACACAACGTGGCTGCGCGCATCCTGCGGCCGGGAGATGCGGCGGTGGACGCTACCGTGGGTAACGGTCACGACACCCGCTTTCTGGCCGAAAGGGTCGGACCGGGAGGGCAGATCTGGGGCTTCGATGTACAGGCAAAGGCGTTGCGTCGCGCTCATGAGCGGCTGCGGGACGTGTCCGCATCCGTCACGCTGATCCGCGACTCGCACGCTTCGATGGCAGCTTACGTGGCAATGCCCATGCGCGTTGCACTTTTCAACCTTGGATACTTGCCCGGGGGATCTCGCGCGGTCACGACCACGGCGGAGAGCACGATCACCGCGCTGGAAGCCTCCTGGAGCCTGCTGACGCACGATGGGCGCATCGTACTGGTGCTCTACCGCGGTCACCCGGGAGGGGCCGAAGAGGCGCGGGCTGTCCTGGACTGGGCCGGGGGACTGGGTTCTGCATCGGTGGTGCGCTTTGGATTCACGGGGCGCGGTGGGGCACCACCCGAAGCCTTGGTCGTAGCACGCCGCCCCTCGCACGGATCCCGGTAA
- a CDS encoding OsmC family protein: protein MKPVRSRVERGHYETRVTTRHHRLVADEPKELGGSDLGPTPYELLAAALGTCTAITLRMYADRKGWPLDAVDVRVDHQKIHARDCDCETTATGRIDLMRRDIVLEGALEADQRARLLEIADKCPVHRTLEGEIVVTTNLLEQLD, encoded by the coding sequence ATGAAGCCCGTACGCTCCCGCGTCGAACGCGGTCATTACGAAACGCGCGTCACGACCAGGCACCACCGCCTTGTCGCAGACGAGCCCAAAGAGCTGGGCGGTTCCGATCTCGGCCCGACGCCCTACGAACTGCTGGCTGCCGCCCTCGGCACCTGTACTGCGATTACGCTTCGCATGTACGCGGACCGCAAGGGTTGGCCGTTGGATGCGGTTGATGTGCGCGTGGACCACCAGAAAATCCACGCCAGGGACTGTGACTGCGAGACCACCGCAACGGGGCGCATTGACCTCATGCGCAGAGACATCGTGCTGGAGGGAGCCCTGGAAGCCGATCAGCGAGCGCGGCTGCTGGAGATCGCCGACAAGTGTCCGGTACACCGCACGCTGGAAGGCGAGATTGTTGTGACCACCAACCTGCTGGAGCAGTTGGACTGA